Proteins from a genomic interval of Apteryx mantelli isolate bAptMan1 chromosome 5, bAptMan1.hap1, whole genome shotgun sequence:
- the EGR4 gene encoding early growth response protein 4 → MLNVMDFSCPDPLYSKYEEPCEMKAPGELQGLGQPEEQQLLAEADFLGGEFMGSPMSGEAVDYFLLGSQPSPSLSYTGSFFIKTVPEHPQDQESLFNLMSGILGISPFAASEGQQRHLDALYSCPEVTQNQLDLYSNCQPEMNVSVQAPFAEQGYAGFPAAESVPPLQAQPGVGNASQCFFETKLLDNKQDIKLPSVSPSLDKFKASCSQWEPVTQHQSYLPAGYHSPEAFPAADSSQAMFHPLGSKIENVLSVSCQSELNGLAEDPGCFGSNLGFGCEPENFQARSDFGDTKIHSLPPQLIPEFDSSLAQPEVMPALISSNELLHPHPSPSVPPTDFLGHPTPSSIASLLPANPPALAEPKKKTRRTKCSSKCFCPKPHEKAFACPVENCIRSFARSDELNRHLRIHTGHKPFQCRICLRNFSRSDHLTTHIRTHTGEKPFSCDICGRRFARSDEKKRHSKVHLKQKARTEEKLKGLGFFSVGLSFGAL, encoded by the exons ATGCTGAACGTGATGGATTTCTCCTGCCCGGACCCGCTGTATTCCAAGTACGAGGAGCCGTGCGAGATGAAAGcccccggggagctgcagggttTGGGGCAGCCCGAGGAGCAGCAACTCCTGGCCGAAGCCGATTTCCTCGGAG GCGAGTTCATGGGCTCCCCGATGAGCGGCGAGGCGGTGGATTACTTCCTCCTGGGCAGCCAGCCTTCGCCCTCGCTCAGCTACACCGGCAGCTTCTTCATCAAGACGGTGCCAGAGCACCCGCAGGACCAAGAGTCCCTCTTCAACCTGATGTCGGGCATCCTGGGCATCTCTCCTTTCGCCGCCTCCGAGGGCCAGCAAAGACACTTGGATGCTCTTTACTCCTGCCCCGAGGTGACTCAGAACCAGCTGGACCTTTACTCCAACTGCCAGCCCGAAATGAACGTGTCCGTCCAAGCGCCGTTCGCGGAGCAGGGCTACGCCGGCTTCCCCGCGGCGGAGAGCGTGCCTCCCCTCCAGGCGCAACCCGGCGTGGGAAACGCCTCGCAGTGCTTCTTCGAGACCAAGCTCTTGGACAACAAGCAGGACATCAAGCTGCCCTCCGTTTCCCCATCCCTGGACAAATTTAAGGCCTCCTGCTCGCAGTGGGAGCCCGTCACCCAGCATCAGTCCTACCTGCCCGCCGGGTACCATTCGCCCGAGGCCTTCCCCGCTGCCGACAGTAGCCAGGCTATGTTTCATCCCCTGGGCTCCAAGATTGAAAACGTGCTGTCTGTCAGCTGCCAGTCGGAGCTCAACGGCCTCGCTGAGGATCCCGGCTGCTTTGGCAGCAATTTGGGATTTGGTTGCGAGCCGGAAAATTTCCAGGCCCGCAGTGACTTTGGTGACACCAAGATTCACAGCCTCCCTCCCCAGTTAATCCCAGAGTTTGACTCCTCCTTGGCGCAGCCGGAAGTCATGCCGGCTTTGATTAGCTCAAACGAGCTGCTCCATCCTCACCCGTCCCCCTCCGTCCCACCCACGGACTTTTTGGGCCATCCCACCCCTTCCTCCATCgcctctctgctccctgccaaCCCTCCAGCCTTGGCCGAGCCCAAGAAGAAGACCCGCAGGACCAAATGCTCTTCCAAATGCTTCTGCCCCAAGCCTCACGAGAAGGCCTTCGCCTGCCCCGTGGAGAACTGTATCCGGAGCTTCGCCCGCTCGGACGAGCTCAACAGGCACCTCCGGATCCACACGGGCCACAAGCCTTTCCAGTGCCGCATCTGCCTGAGGAACTTCAGCCGCAGCGACCACCTGACCACGCACATCCGCACGCACACCGGCGAGAAACCCTTCTCCTGCGACATCTGCGGCCGCCGGTTCGCCCGCAGCGACGAAAAGAAGCGGCACAGCAAAGTCCACTTGAAGCAGAAAGCCCGGACGGAGGAGAAGCTCAAAGGCTTGGGCTTCTTCTCGGTGGGTCTGTCCTTCGGGGCGCTGTGA